Proteins co-encoded in one Babylonia areolata isolate BAREFJ2019XMU chromosome 5, ASM4173473v1, whole genome shotgun sequence genomic window:
- the LOC143281872 gene encoding uncharacterized protein LOC143281872, with the protein MLARRLFLTATRLSRQTQNQATRTCSFVGSNHEAGSITSHIEDKIQQNKVVVFSKSHCPFCTKAKRVFEEMLEEKKLTPADYEVMEIEDNPHCDLIQDHLHKLTGAKTVPRVFINQQCVGGGDDVAAAYNSGKLMKLLTES; encoded by the exons ATGCTGGCAAGACGACTGTTTTTGACAGCGACGCGGCTGTCAAGACAGACACAAAATCAAGCAACTCGTACCTGTTCTTTCGTCGGCAGTAACCATGAAGCGGGCAGCATAACAAGTCACATCGAAGACAAAATCCAGCAAAATAAGGTTGTGGTCTTCTCCAAATCACACTGCCCTTTCTGCACAAAAGCGAAACGAGTCTTTGAAGAGATGTTAGAAGAGAAGAAGCTCACCCCAGCCGATTATGAGGTCATGGAGATAGAAGACAACCCGCACTGTGATCTGATACAAGATCATTTGCACAAGCTGACTGGAGCAAAAACG gtGCCACGTGTTTTCATCAATCAACAGTGTGTCGGGGGTGGAGATGATGTGGCTGCTGCTTACAACAGCGGTAAACTGATGAAGCTTCTGACAGAATcataa